The Hippopotamus amphibius kiboko isolate mHipAmp2 chromosome 13, mHipAmp2.hap2, whole genome shotgun sequence sequence CCTTCCCTGCCCATCACAAGTTGTGTACATAGTCTCCAGATGATaccaccccttccccagctcctaACCAAGAGCTGGCTCTAGGCCTGTGTTATATGTTatatttagcctttttatatatgaCTTgggatttctgttgtttgtatttTAGCACAGTGTGTGTACACCTTCATTTAAATATATcgtgtgtgtgcatacatatatacttatatgtgtgtatgcatatatatatatatatatatttaaaagtatcaGAGTTCAGCTGAAGGAGATGGAGTCCGATACCCCAGGAGAAAGACTGCATCCTTGCTAATAGTGTTTGCCACAAGTGTTAGTCTTCCCTATTACCTTTTTCCCTTCGGGAGACTGAACAAAAGCAAAGCTTTTGAGTGTTTGCTGTCCCCATGGCAGCTAAGTGAGGGTCCTGGAATGACTCCCTTTTGTTCCTCAAGCCGCACTTTGGGGCCTTCTCTGCAGTATTAGCCCCCTTTTTGCCTAGTGATGCTCTGTCTGCGCCTCTATGTGTGTGACAGTCACTTTGCatgccttttgtgtctggctcccaGCATTTGGGGACAGGATGCTGGAACCAGAGCATTTTCAGCTTGTCCAGGGCTTCTTTGCCAATTACAGGTCACTCCTGTTTACCTGCTATGtctgctttcttgctttttttccttgccttctttTGGGAGAGGGAGGATTCCTGATTGGGATTGAGATGAGTTTCAGGTAGCTCACTGCCTTTTCCCCTGCATGGCCTTCTTAGAACAGGACAAGTGGTATGTTATTTCACTAAGTTCCCAAACAGCTAAGCAAGTAACACATTTCCTGTAGATCCAGAAACAGGCTCAACAAGGTTATGTTTGACTTGCCCAAGTGTACCTGTTGGGGAAGGCAAGCCATTACTGCCTCTGTTGAACAGCAGGAATAGGCTGAGTTTCTAGcaattactgttttgttttgctttttagcaaTTACTTTTTGGCTTGTTCCTTAACCTTAAGAGCAAAGGGCATACATCTTTCCCAGACATAGACTGGAATCTGCAGCTTCTGCAGTGCCCCACACTATAGCTCTGCATTCTCAGCATGGAGGGACTTTCAGAAACCAAGTGATCTGAGCTGTGACTGCCCACCTCTGGCTTTCCAGGGTAGAAAATTCATGGTAGGAATAACTGTTCAGAGAGTGTTTGGAACTGTAGGTTAACAAGAATGCCTGCTGCCTACCCAGAGCAGCCACCACACATGACTTGTCTATCAGCAGGAAGATGATTTGTATTGAGTTCCTGTGTGTCCAAAGCTGAGGCACcacattctttgaaaatatgcACGGCACTGCTTCTATTTATGGGGACCTATGGCTGCAGAGCTGTCTCCTGAgttgggaagaaaagggaaagatgcaGCTGGAAGTGACCGAAGATGATGTGGTGGTGGGAATAAGGCAGCATTAAGGGAGAAGAGAGTCTGTGGGTCAGAGAGGCTGAGGAGCACCAGGGCTGCAAGGACAGGCTCAGTGGGAGCCAGAGGTGCTTAAGCTCTCCTGGGGGCGGGTGCACCATGCTCTCAAGAGTCAGGGCCAAAGCCTCTGATTTATACGTGACAGTGACATTGCACTGCTCAACCACCAGccagtgggttttgtttttgtttttgttttttttaaagaaaaaaaactgttgcAATCATAAtgcttattaagaaaaatatgggaattttaaaaataatgtttgccACCCAAATGTTACCACTGCTAATCTTTTGCTGTTAAGTGTTCCTCTAGACATTTCTGTGCATAGATTTTTGGCGTGTTTACATAGTTGTTATTCTACtgtatatacaattttatgtCCTTTTTGTACTTAACATATAAACGTTTTTTCCATGTTACCTGTCTTAAACAGAACTTTATGGCTGCAGCCTCTTCCATTGAGTTTTCATAGCATTGTTCGCCTTGTTCCTAGagttggagggagggggtgggttgTCTCCTGTTAGTCCTCCTGGCTTACACTGGGACTCACTGTAATGCTTTGTGGATGGGTTGTTGGGCTCCCTGACTGCCCCCGGTGACTAAGGCCTGTGGGCTGGTGGGAGGAACTCCTGGATCCAGCTCTCAATGCGTAGCAGCGTGGGTCTCCTCAACCCCAGGTTCTAATAAATTGGCAGCCATAGACTGCATCTGGCTGTGCTCAGGCTGCTTTTCATACCCTACTGTTACCTCAGCCTTTGATCAGATTGGCAGCCTCTCACTGGAATAAGGTTCATCCTCCTAGGCCCTGGCTTGTGGGGGGCAAGGATAGTGGGGTCTTTGAAGCTCCTCCACCAGTTCTGGCAGAAGGCCTGGCCAGTTGTTCAGTAACCCATTGCCTGGCTGGTGAATTAGTAATTCACTAGTAGCTCAGCATCCTCAGCTGCAACACCTTGGGCCTGCCACTTTGCCCATGGTCATTAGAGGTTGGCCAGGGGCTCTGGAGGCAGCAGAGGAACGTCCCAGCTTGTGAGTGGTAGGCCATGCACAGGCTCTCAACAGGACTGCCCAAGGAGGAAGAGGCCCCCTCGTGGCCTGGTGGGAGGGCTGCTGCACAGTTTGGCTCTGCTGAGAGACATGAACACACAGGTTGGTGTGGTTGCTCCTGCAGCGGTCACTCCTGTCAGTTTGGCTTGTTCGTAGTTGAGAGATCCACTATTGCCCACTCCCTGGGCTTCAGCCTTGTGTGAGGAGCAACAGCAGGCACTGGGCTGGGTTAGAAGCAAAGCAGACTGCGGGCAAGCTGGCTCAGCAGTTGGTGTGGGTGATTGGCAGGCACAGGATACGGCCTACActttgctgggggcgggggtgagttggggggtggggactgctgaggaaagaggaagtaaaactgcaTGTTGGTAGGGCACATTCTTGTTCTTGCCAGCTCCCTGACTAGAGTCCTAGAGAGGCTGCCCGGAGCTTCTGGGGCCAACCACAGTTTGTCAGGGCCCAGCTGTGGACAGATGGAGGCCCAGAAGTGCTGGGCTATGGAATATGACTACGTAAAAAGTGAGTAATTTTGTAGTTTTTCCTATCTCCTCCCTTGAGAACATATAGGAAATGGAGTCTAAAATGAGTTAATGGGCAGGAAAGGAGGTCTGAGAGCCTTGCCAGTATGTTAAATAAACaagtctgggcttcctaggtggcgcagtggttgagaatccacctgtcattgcaggggacacgagttcgatccctgctccaggaggatcccacttgccacggagcaactaagcccgtgcgccacaactattgagcctgcactttagagcccgtgagccacaactgttgagcccatgtgctgcaaccactgaagcctacatgcttagagcctgtgctccgaaacgagaagccacggcaatgaggagcccgtgcaccacaacgaagagtagcccccactcactgcaactaaaaagaaagcccacacacagcaaaaaagccgataaaataaataaatttataaacaaacaagtTTAACCATCAGTTTTGGGGCCTACTGGCCCTTGTCCTTTCTGGCTGCAGTTTAGGGCTGTGAGTTGCCTGGTAAGAATTAATCTCAATTGTAGACTAAAGTAGGAGTAGATCAGGGAAGAGTCAGGGAAGGCTGAGGTCATAAAATTCAACAAACCCTTACTGAGCACCTGAGCCTTGGCAGTGCGGGATGGCAGAACCGTCTTATGAGGAACATAAGGAACTAGGCTCTGCATCAAACAACAGGCTCTGGAGTCCTGGCTGACTTGTCTCCAGTCAGTGAATCTAGCTTTATGATAAACTTACTATAAACTTCACACTAAAATTACTataatttgcattaaaaaaacaaattaatggcATCCTTTCTGGTACCTCAAGTCCAGAGCTCACAGATGGTGGTGGAGACCACCTTTTTGTTCCCTGGGCAGCAGTTCTCTCACTGGGGCTCACCTCAAGCTGGGAACTAGGGAGGCCACAGAAAACACAGTGCTGTCTATAGGCAAACTTGTAAGGTGGAGCTAAGGCTAAGACTTAGAAGGgaacaagaaaaagcaaaaggtGTACTGTAATGCCAAGCTATACAGCAATTCACGATTCACAAGGGTTCTTCTGCACACAAACATTTAATAGGAAGGTGATGGGGGGGCAACAAAACAGCATCAGCctagggcagggctggggccagagAGGAGCAGTCAGGAGACCCGGCTGGAGGCAGGAGCAGTAATCAGGTCATTCACTACTCAGCCAGCTCTGGGGCTCTTTCTTACCCCTTAGGTTCTCCCCCAGCTTTAGCCCCTGGGCCTGTGCCTCTCCTCCAGCAGAGGGTGGCAGGGTAGGACCTGAGCTGGTCTCTCTCCAAGGGCTGCTTCAAGAGGGCTGTTAAGCAGTTATGAGGCTTCCCATAAGGTACTCTGCATGAGCTCTGAGGGTTGTTGAGTAGATAACCTGACATTCATGCATTAGAGACCTGGATCCAAACATAAGCTGTCTGCCCTTCCTGACATTGGCCAATGCCCTTACTCCAGCTGTCCCCATCTGGGAATAATATATTGGGCTGTTAAGGATCCTATCTGAGACTTATATGGATTCTTCAGTTGTAAAATGACTCTGCCAGACATTATTATTGACATTAGCACTCTTTCCCTGCCTGCCAAAGGGGGGACCTGGGGAGCTGGACTCCCTAAGTTCTTCCAGCTCTGACTGCCTTGTAGAAATGCTCCCCTTGAAATGGGTTGGGgtcagagctggggctggggcaggtagACCTGCGGCAGGCAGACCTGCTGTTGACCATGGTGGAGGGATGTCCACTGCATCTGGCCCCTAAGTGGTTTTGGGATGCGGTGTCTGAATCCTCAGTGGCTACTGCACCCCTGGCCCTGGTTGTGCAAGGGAATCACGAACACAGAGACGTCGTCGTAGGACACCTGCCCTTCCTGTGTGGGGCTGTCGTCCTTCCCCTGTGTGCTGTGTATCAGCATTTGGGCCAGCTCCGAGAACCTGTGGGGACCATACTGCAGATGTACTTCGGGGCGAGAGCAAAGAGGCAAGGTCAACCCTCAGGGAGAACTCGAGCACAGTGCTGGACACTGAGGACCCAAGCAATGCAGTCTGACTGTTGGGCCAAGCAAGCCACAAACATGGGAGGGCCACAGGTTGGACCATGGGAGTCTGAACCCAGAGATTTTTGGGACCCACAGTCACCCCCAGGAAGCTTGAGATAGCCCTAGTCCTGGCCAACTGTTCTTAGCGGGACTCATCTGCAGTGTTGTCTTCTCAGCTATAACTACTTCCTGGTGTTGCTGCTGGCACCAACGCAGGCCCAGGCAGATCCCCAGCAGCTACAGTACCTGTGTGGGTCTTCTCGGTTGCCAGGGAGGAAGCTCCACACCAGCCGTGCCACCTGCTCATTGGACAGGACGTCCCAGAGCCCGTCAGTCGCCATGACAACTACATCCTCCTCCTGTGGCTCCAGCTGGTTCATATCCAGCACAGTCACCTGCAAGTTAAGCCTAAGGTTTCCACACTGCTCCCTTCCCAGCTCCCGCCAGCCTCACGCTGTCTGCCTTTCTAGGCAGATAGAAGCTGGTTTAGGCTGTTACCCCCTCACCTGTGGGACAGAGAGCAAGAAGGGCTTGAGCAGAATATTTGTGTCCAGGACTCTGAGCTGATGGTCTCCTAGGCCCCGGGAGACGGCCAGTGTTCCCAGTAACCGAGCCTGGAGACAAGGGAGGTGTGAGGTGACAGCAAACAGCCCCAGCAAATACACAAGTAAGGCACACAGAGGTGGACTGTGGCCCATGGGTGCCTGGGCTGAGAGCGAAATATCCTGTGACCTCGGAGCAGCCCCTAGGACCCCAGCCAaagcccccccctccccccaaggaaCAAAGGAACTCCCACCTCTATAGGCGGCAATTTAAGAGAGGTTCTTGGAGGGGCCATTCACTGACCTGCCTACCCTGTCCATGAATCAGTGGGTACTTGAGATCCGACTTCTCCACGCACTTGTAGCTCCTGCCAGGAGCAGACCCAGCATCAACCCAGGCCCTATGTACCACCTCATCACCCCCAACACAGGGCCCACCCTGCCCAGGTGGAAGGGGACTGCCCCAGGCCTCACAGCTTAGCCTGAACCCCAGGGCTCTCCCCACCGTGTCCCCCAATCCCACCTCGCTCACCAGCCGCTCATGTGGTGATCCCTGAACAAAACCTTCTGCCCCAAGTCATCCCCCTTCAGTCGCCGAGGGAACTCTAGTCGGGTGAACTCACCAGCCAGAAGCTCAGGGTAGACAAAGGCCTGAAATATGGAGGCCATGCCCAGATCAGGCTCACTCTGGTAGCCCAGGAGTTGGGGCTCCACAGCCTCCTTCTGCCAAGGGCACCTACCAGCTGCTGGATCCGCTGCCGCTCAGTCTCTGGGGTGAACTCAGAGCTCAGGGGCCGTACCTCATCCCTGCGCACCAAGATGGCCCTGGGTGAAGTTTTAGAGGAGAGGGAGAGGTCTGTGGAGCAGCCTCCATCCTTACGCATGGCCTCCCTCCTGCCGGCCCTTCCTCCAACAGCTAGGGGCCAGTTCTGCCCAAGCCAATCCCTTGCTCAAAGCCCCCCATGGTTGCCTAAGGCCTGCAGGGTAAAGCCTCAGCCACTGGCCTGGCCCCTGAGGTCCCTGCCCTCCCCGCAACTGCTGTCCACCCTCACACTCGACACATGCCAGGTACACAAACAACTCAGCCAACCTTCCCCAATTGTCTCTCCACTTCCTGCCCCCTTTCACTATCCCAATTGCCTCTGCTGCCTGTCTGCTCACCTCACCCTGCCCACCCTCCAGGGCTCACTCACCTGCTATCCCCAGCATTGGCCACATACAGCTTTCCCTGCAGGGACACAGCCACCAGGGCTGTGCAGCCACCCACCTGGCCTGAGGCCTCCAGCTCTCGCCCGATCACCTCATCCTGGGGCAAACCAAGGCTACTTTAGCTGCTGTTTGTACTGCCACCATACCACTGTCCCCAACTCCCACCCTACAGTTTACTTCCCCACCAGCAAGCATGGCAGCCCCAGCCCAAAGTCTAGCTATGACTCCAGGATCCCTGTGGTCAGGAGATCTAGACATATTCCTTGGGAGGTAGGAAAGTGCTATTTAAAAACAGGAAGGGAAACCAAGGACCAACAGGGGGTGCAACAAGATGGTACAGGTAAAACACCTCGCATATAGTAGGCGCCGGATAAATGGGAGAAGTTATGATGACTGTTTAgtaacaaaccaaccaacccaaTCTTGTCCTCCCAATACAAAGATCCAGGGGGATCACCATCATGCGCAGGGACACCCCACAACCAAAAGTCCCTCAGGTCCCTGGGGGTaaactttccctccttccccagccaaaGGTCACACTCACACACTCCTGGAAGGCACTCTCCAGAGCCCCAATCACCAAGTCTTCCACCCTAATGCCCTTTTCCTCCACAAACTGGGGATCACTGGGGCAGACGCAGTGGCCGCTGAGGTGCATGGGGGGCTGAGTGGCCATCATGCCCTCTACCACGGCCTCC is a genomic window containing:
- the PPM1M gene encoding protein phosphatase 1M isoform X3; the encoded protein is MMATQPPMHLSGHCVCPSDPQFVEEKGIRVEDLVIGALESAFQECDEVIGRELEASGQVGGCTALVAVSLQGKLYVANAGDSRAILVRRDEVRPLSSEFTPETERQRIQQLAFVYPELLAGEFTRLEFPRRLKGDDLGQKVLFRDHHMSGWSYKCVEKSDLKYPLIHGQGRQARLLGTLAVSRGLGDHQLRVLDTNILLKPFLLSVPQVTVLDMNQLEPQEEDVVVMATDGLWDVLSNEQVARLVWSFLPGNREDPHRFSELAQMLIHSTQGKDDSPTQEGQVSYDDVSVFVIPLHNQGQGCSSH
- the PPM1M gene encoding protein phosphatase 1M isoform X2; the encoded protein is MSADWFRRRFLPGSPLPAPRPPRPRASPVPYRRPRFLRGSGSSPGTADAPRRPDARPVRSPARGRALPWNAGYAEIINAEKSEFNEDQAACGKLCIRRCEFQEDQEWLTLCPEELLTGHYWALFDGHGGPAAAILAANTLHSCLRRQLEAVVEGMMATQPPMHLSGHCVCPSDPQFVEEKGIRVEDLVIGALESAFQECDEVIGRELEASGQVGGCTALVAVSLQGKLYVANAGDSRDEVRPLSSEFTPETERQRIQQLAFVYPELLAGEFTRLEFPRRLKGDDLGQKVLFRDHHMSGWSYKCVEKSDLKYPLIHGQGRQARLLGTLAVSRGLGDHQLRVLDTNILLKPFLLSVPQVTVLDMNQLEPQEEDVVVMATDGLWDVLSNEQVARLVWSFLPGNREDPHRFSELAQMLIHSTQGKDDSPTQEGQVSYDDVSVFVIPLHNQGQGCSSH
- the PPM1M gene encoding protein phosphatase 1M isoform X1 — protein: MSADWFRRRFLPGSPLPAPRPPRPRASPVPYRRPRFLRGSGSSPGTADAPRRPDARPVRSPARGRALPWNAGYAEIINAEKSEFNEDQAACGKLCIRRCEFQEDQEWLTLCPEELLTGHYWALFDGHGGPAAAILAANTLHSCLRRQLEAVVEGMMATQPPMHLSGHCVCPSDPQFVEEKGIRVEDLVIGALESAFQECDEVIGRELEASGQVGGCTALVAVSLQGKLYVANAGDSRAILVRRDEVRPLSSEFTPETERQRIQQLAFVYPELLAGEFTRLEFPRRLKGDDLGQKVLFRDHHMSGWSYKCVEKSDLKYPLIHGQGRQARLLGTLAVSRGLGDHQLRVLDTNILLKPFLLSVPQVTVLDMNQLEPQEEDVVVMATDGLWDVLSNEQVARLVWSFLPGNREDPHRFSELAQMLIHSTQGKDDSPTQEGQVSYDDVSVFVIPLHNQGQGCSSH